In Oscillatoria acuminata PCC 6304, a single window of DNA contains:
- a CDS encoding IS5 family transposase has protein sequence MYRKSQNALEPEGSFELPFQGQLCEENRWIVLSKLIPWSEFEAEYAQNFSEDMGATAKSFRIALGALIIKEKLGISDRETVEQIQENPYLQYFIGRISYQNEAPFDPSMMVHFRKRISPALLQKINRKIVQQSLGFTPEDPNTKKLEEAEKPQGNRGRLLMDATVSPADIKYPTDVDLLNQARKTTESIIDILYKSLKDNLDKKPRTYRQNARKDYLKFAKKRKPSVQERREAVKKQLQYIKRNLGHIDNLIDKGGSLQLLSRRQYKNLLVSTEIYRQQDFMWSNNQKRIDHRIVSLTQPHVRPIVRGKSGSPTEFGAKLSVSCVEGYVLLEKISWESYNESGDLISQVEAYKELTGFYPESVHADKIYRTRVNRAWCKERGIRLSGPPLGRRPAQVSLQDKKQAQEDERIRNEIEGKFGQGKRRFSLNRVMSKLSKTSETSINLTFLVLNLVKLLRQFYCLFLCQFFQNLVILCRSINFSYTWKNRSKAMFIGAVRGASCSFTPPAFYNFFSKP, from the coding sequence ATGTATCGAAAATCACAAAATGCCCTGGAGCCAGAAGGATCCTTTGAACTACCCTTTCAGGGCCAGCTGTGTGAAGAAAATCGGTGGATAGTTCTGTCAAAGCTAATTCCGTGGTCGGAATTTGAGGCAGAATATGCCCAGAATTTCTCAGAAGACATGGGGGCAACAGCCAAGTCTTTTAGGATAGCACTGGGCGCTTTAATCATCAAAGAAAAATTGGGTATTAGTGACCGAGAAACCGTTGAACAAATCCAGGAAAATCCTTATTTACAGTATTTTATTGGACGAATTAGTTATCAAAATGAAGCGCCCTTTGACCCGTCAATGATGGTTCATTTCCGGAAAAGAATTAGTCCGGCTCTACTTCAAAAAATTAATCGCAAAATTGTCCAACAAAGTCTAGGATTCACTCCGGAGGACCCCAACACAAAAAAGTTAGAAGAAGCCGAAAAACCACAAGGAAATAGAGGTCGGCTATTAATGGATGCAACGGTTTCCCCTGCGGATATCAAATACCCCACGGATGTGGACCTATTAAATCAAGCAAGAAAAACTACCGAAAGCATCATAGATATTTTATATAAATCCCTGAAGGATAACCTAGACAAAAAACCAAGAACTTATAGACAGAACGCTAGAAAAGATTATTTAAAATTTGCCAAAAAGAGGAAGCCCTCTGTTCAAGAAAGGAGAGAAGCCGTTAAAAAACAACTGCAATATATCAAACGAAATTTGGGACATATTGACAATTTAATCGACAAGGGCGGCAGCCTACAACTTTTAAGCAGAAGGCAATACAAAAATTTATTAGTATCAACCGAAATCTATCGTCAACAGGATTTTATGTGGTCAAATAATCAAAAAAGAATCGACCATCGGATTGTCAGTTTAACACAACCTCATGTCCGTCCAATTGTCCGAGGCAAGTCAGGAAGTCCTACGGAATTCGGAGCGAAGTTATCAGTCAGTTGTGTAGAAGGATATGTATTACTCGAAAAAATTAGTTGGGAAAGCTATAATGAAAGTGGAGATTTGATTAGTCAAGTAGAGGCGTACAAAGAATTGACGGGATTTTACCCGGAATCGGTTCACGCTGATAAAATTTATCGCACCCGAGTCAATCGAGCTTGGTGTAAAGAAAGAGGAATTAGGCTCAGTGGTCCTCCATTAGGGAGACGTCCGGCCCAAGTCAGCCTTCAAGATAAAAAACAAGCCCAAGAAGATGAGCGCATTCGCAACGAAATTGAAGGGAAATTTGGACAGGGCAAAAGAAGATTCAGTCTGAATCGAGTCATGTCTAAACTATCTAAGACTTCTGAAACCTCCATTAATCTTACCTTTTTAGTGCTAAACCTGGTAAAACTGCTCAGGCAGTTTTACTGTCTTTTTTTGTGTCAATTTTTCCAAAATCTTGTAATTTTATGCCGAAGCATTAATTTTAGCTATACCTGGAAGAATCGAAGTAAAGCCATGTTTATTGGTGCAGTCAGAGGGGCCTCTTGTTCGTTTACCCCCCCTGCTTTTTATAACTTTTTCAGCAAACCCTAA
- a CDS encoding PD-(D/E)XK nuclease family protein has product MNKTWRPYVSHKILSEFAPPVGQEHLHCDMKRGFARARKRDPQVAALLNRDNTPQRIGLLAQRGVYELHQDPEILSQTDAVETVAERVELSQESLEVRERVFSILNHYHQNPILRGKNIIKLSRGDEGVPKPILMRQGNYQFNFFAAIDCIFVEPDGTLHVLDFKTGKSKIDKRQAYIYLLAVSYLYPQQKAIASFYNLETGESSDAIAATPSTLKAFEIELSLKSQQLQQELKRYQDNPADFSAIFPPNPGSSCRTCPFTSICNISVSEVAA; this is encoded by the coding sequence ATGAATAAGACTTGGCGACCTTATGTAAGTCATAAAATTTTATCAGAATTCGCGCCCCCAGTGGGGCAAGAACATCTTCACTGCGATATGAAGCGGGGTTTTGCTAGAGCGCGAAAGCGAGATCCTCAAGTAGCGGCATTGTTGAATCGAGACAACACACCTCAGCGGATTGGACTCTTGGCACAAAGGGGAGTTTATGAGCTTCATCAAGACCCTGAGATTTTATCGCAAACCGATGCGGTAGAGACAGTGGCAGAGCGTGTGGAATTAAGCCAAGAGTCGTTGGAAGTTCGGGAACGAGTGTTCTCTATCCTCAACCACTATCATCAGAATCCTATTCTGCGGGGTAAGAACATCATCAAGTTGAGCCGAGGTGATGAGGGAGTGCCCAAACCGATTCTTATGCGGCAGGGAAATTACCAGTTCAACTTTTTTGCTGCTATTGATTGTATTTTTGTCGAGCCAGATGGAACACTGCACGTTTTGGACTTCAAGACGGGGAAATCGAAAATTGACAAACGGCAGGCGTATATTTACCTTCTGGCTGTCAGCTATCTCTATCCGCAGCAAAAAGCGATCGCCTCCTTTTATAACCTAGAAACTGGAGAATCGTCGGATGCGATCGCAGCCACACCTTCTACCCTAAAAGCATTCGAGATCGAGTTAAGTTTGAAATCTCAACAGCTTCAGCAAGAATTGAAGCGTTACCAAGATAACCCGGCTGATTTCAGCGCCATTTTTCCACCGAATCCTGGTTCTAGCTGTCGTACCTGTCCCTTCACTTCTATTTGTAATATTTCTGTATCGGAGGTTGCCGCATGA
- the tnpC gene encoding IS66 family transposase: MDESITIGGIKIPRADWSKTPESVKNLVRNQEQRIAAIEERLGLNASNSSIPPSKEPPQAKEKKQEKGGRRKRGGQKGHKGFTRHLYEPSECSEIIDHHPETCKHCQTPLTGEDEQPYRHQIVEIPPVAPVVTEHRLHALTCCCCGQTTRAVLPDDVNTSGYGERLQSLVALLSGAYRLSHNQVQTLMRDLWQVHLSTGTVNRIRQRVSQKLSQVVNEAKSYIMKSGTAYVDETGWSQNNGDGNNPENASAWLWTAVSDNVAVYQVTLNRARSSADALLGQNYTGLVVSDRYSVYNTFPVEQRQVCWAHLKRDFKRIAERSGVSKEIGEALLKQTKRLFHWWHRVRDGTLSTELFQAAMARLRQSVHHLLSEAASLCHSSREQTPLAKTARTCQQILKLEPALWTFVEVNAVEPTNNTAERALRTAVIWRDLSYGSWSRSGSEFVERLLTVVTSLRFQERPVLEFLIQLLHSEPVSLLPLPPE, translated from the coding sequence ATGGACGAAAGCATAACGATAGGCGGTATCAAAATTCCTCGCGCGGACTGGTCCAAGACCCCAGAAAGCGTAAAAAATTTGGTGAGGAATCAAGAGCAACGAATCGCCGCCATTGAAGAACGTCTGGGACTCAACGCCTCAAACAGTTCCATCCCTCCGTCCAAAGAGCCGCCTCAAGCCAAAGAAAAAAAACAAGAGAAAGGAGGCCGACGTAAGCGCGGAGGCCAAAAAGGACACAAAGGATTTACAAGACACTTATATGAGCCGAGTGAGTGCAGCGAGATTATCGACCATCACCCTGAGACCTGCAAGCATTGCCAAACCCCTCTAACGGGAGAAGACGAACAGCCTTACCGGCATCAAATCGTGGAAATTCCTCCCGTGGCTCCAGTGGTAACGGAACACCGACTTCACGCTCTAACTTGCTGCTGTTGCGGTCAAACCACTCGGGCTGTTCTACCGGATGATGTAAACACCAGTGGTTATGGAGAGCGTCTCCAAAGTCTGGTGGCTCTGCTCAGTGGAGCCTATCGTCTGAGCCACAATCAAGTACAAACCCTCATGAGGGACTTATGGCAAGTGCACCTGAGTACGGGAACAGTCAACCGCATCCGTCAACGAGTCAGTCAGAAACTCAGCCAAGTGGTGAATGAAGCCAAAAGTTACATCATGAAAAGTGGAACGGCTTACGTTGATGAAACTGGTTGGAGTCAAAACAATGGTGATGGCAACAATCCCGAGAACGCCTCGGCCTGGTTATGGACTGCCGTCAGCGATAACGTGGCGGTCTATCAAGTGACCCTCAACCGCGCTCGTAGTAGCGCCGACGCTTTATTAGGACAGAACTACACAGGCCTAGTTGTTAGCGACCGCTATAGTGTCTACAATACCTTTCCTGTTGAGCAACGACAAGTATGTTGGGCGCACTTAAAGCGAGATTTCAAACGGATTGCTGAACGTAGCGGGGTCTCCAAAGAGATTGGTGAAGCTCTACTGAAACAGACTAAACGCCTGTTCCACTGGTGGCATCGAGTACGGGATGGAACGTTATCAACAGAGTTGTTCCAAGCTGCTATGGCACGGCTACGTCAAAGCGTTCATCATCTGTTGAGTGAAGCCGCGAGCCTTTGTCATTCGAGCCGAGAGCAAACGCCCTTGGCCAAAACCGCACGCACCTGCCAGCAGATTTTAAAGCTGGAACCGGCCTTGTGGACGTTTGTCGAGGTGAACGCGGTCGAGCCGACGAATAATACAGCCGAGCGCGCTTTGCGCACGGCGGTCATTTGGCGTGACTTGAGTTATGGCTCCTGGTCTCGCTCAGGCAGCGAGTTTGTGGAACGTTTGCTGACGGTGGTCACCTCTTTACGGTTTCAGGAACGCCCGGTGTTGGAGTTCTTGATTCAGCTCTTGCATTCTGAGCCAGTCTCTCTCCTCCCTCTACCCCCTGAATAG
- a CDS encoding Piwi domain-containing protein has product MPEPTQWRTALAQIQEKLREDIGDREHSIQWVRDPQITPSILAQLAVRILKIRRPFSSDTVWSENHVEVKREVKFWAETFEFKGGLYPALAFTPHSYFTFRGDLAEFYNNHPYRHKPQELLIGLKVRDSEKNSSATIIGLAGTIGERRQDLLARKPGSISEVALTEAPDEQPVVVVRFGKSPKEFHYAMAALRPCVTDDTASRFEVNYGDLLKETKISYQERQNRLALYKQTAEESLAVYGFHLAAKCINSSQYKDLFLPLPFKLEETPLLFGKHLIGKRGQILKGLSSGGVYRRHSDFKERSRPIRIAVLKVGEFKVKKAFLDKIQERLKRYGFESLMLDPNLVPANSSSEAEDRANVEKAVDELKAVDELMEVPCDIVLTLLPQSDRHADNTDDGSFYSLISSRLLRRGLASQVIYENTLKDPSNFDNILNQVIPGILAKLGNLPFILAEPLEIADYFIGLDVSRTAKKRRRGSKNVCASVRLYNQQGEFIRYRLEDALTEGEEIDRRTLERFLPAADVGGKTVLIYRDGHFCGDEIKHLRERARAIGSNFILVECIKSQIPRLYDFDRSIVKAPTHGLALGLSSHEVILVTTQVKSEKMGLPLPLRLKVIPDEKQQVSIESLVEATLKLTLLHHGALKEPRLPVPLYGSDLIAYRRLQGISPGALDGDRQFWL; this is encoded by the coding sequence ATGCCAGAACCCACTCAATGGCGAACCGCATTAGCGCAGATTCAAGAAAAGTTGAGAGAGGATATAGGCGATCGCGAACACTCGATCCAATGGGTACGCGATCCACAGATAACCCCTTCTATCCTCGCTCAACTTGCCGTGAGAATTTTGAAAATTCGTCGCCCCTTTTCATCAGATACAGTTTGGTCTGAAAATCACGTTGAAGTCAAGCGTGAGGTTAAATTTTGGGCAGAAACGTTTGAATTTAAAGGAGGACTCTATCCAGCCCTAGCTTTCACCCCTCATAGTTACTTCACTTTTCGCGGTGATTTAGCTGAATTCTACAACAATCATCCCTATCGCCATAAACCTCAAGAACTGTTGATTGGTTTAAAAGTCCGGGATAGTGAAAAGAATAGTTCCGCTACCATTATTGGATTAGCGGGAACGATTGGAGAACGTAGACAAGATCTGCTCGCTCGTAAGCCTGGTTCGATTAGCGAAGTGGCACTAACAGAAGCACCAGATGAACAACCTGTGGTAGTTGTTCGGTTTGGTAAGAGTCCAAAAGAGTTTCACTATGCAATGGCAGCTTTACGTCCCTGTGTTACAGATGATACAGCCAGCCGTTTTGAGGTCAACTATGGAGACTTACTTAAAGAAACCAAGATTTCTTACCAAGAGCGACAAAATCGATTAGCTTTATACAAGCAAACAGCAGAAGAATCTTTAGCTGTTTATGGGTTCCACTTAGCAGCTAAGTGTATTAACAGCAGTCAGTACAAAGATTTATTTTTGCCTCTTCCGTTTAAGTTAGAAGAAACCCCCCTGCTTTTTGGAAAGCATTTGATTGGGAAAAGGGGTCAAATCCTAAAAGGACTATCAAGTGGAGGCGTTTATCGTCGTCACTCAGATTTCAAGGAGCGATCGAGACCAATTCGGATTGCCGTCTTAAAAGTTGGAGAATTTAAAGTCAAAAAAGCTTTTTTAGATAAAATCCAAGAACGGTTAAAACGCTATGGTTTTGAAAGTCTGATGCTAGATCCCAATCTCGTGCCTGCCAACAGTTCGAGTGAAGCAGAAGATAGAGCGAACGTGGAGAAAGCAGTGGATGAACTGAAAGCAGTGGATGAACTGATGGAGGTTCCCTGCGATATTGTTTTAACGTTGCTACCTCAGAGCGATCGCCATGCCGACAATACCGATGACGGCAGTTTTTATTCTTTGATTTCCTCGCGGTTACTTCGACGCGGGTTGGCAAGCCAAGTCATTTATGAGAATACCTTAAAAGATCCGAGCAATTTTGATAATATTCTCAATCAGGTTATCCCTGGGATTTTGGCAAAACTAGGCAATTTGCCTTTTATTCTGGCAGAACCTCTGGAAATTGCTGATTACTTCATTGGGTTGGATGTTTCCCGAACGGCCAAAAAAAGGAGAAGGGGCAGTAAAAATGTCTGTGCGAGCGTGCGTCTTTATAATCAGCAAGGAGAATTCATTCGCTATCGGCTAGAAGATGCCTTGACGGAAGGTGAAGAAATTGATCGACGAACCCTAGAGAGGTTTCTTCCTGCGGCTGACGTGGGTGGAAAAACTGTACTGATTTACCGGGACGGACACTTTTGTGGCGATGAAATCAAGCATTTACGCGAGAGAGCCAGAGCGATTGGTTCAAATTTTATTCTCGTGGAGTGCATCAAGTCCCAGATTCCTCGCCTGTACGATTTTGATCGGTCAATTGTCAAAGCTCCGACACATGGATTAGCTCTTGGGTTGTCTTCCCATGAGGTAATTTTAGTGACAACTCAAGTCAAGTCAGAGAAGATGGGATTACCATTACCGCTTCGGTTAAAGGTTATTCCCGATGAAAAACAGCAAGTTTCAATCGAAAGTCTGGTAGAAGCAACGCTGAAACTGACGTTATTGCATCATGGTGCGTTAAAAGAACCTCGCTTGCCAGTCCCACTGTACGGATCGGATCTAATAGCCTATCGTCGATTACAAGGCATTTCTCCCGGTGCGCTCGATGGCGATCGCCAATTTTGGCTATAG